GCACTTGATTCAGTAACGCTGAATGTGTTTTCCATTTTATAGATTTTTTTCTAGAATGGCTGGATGGTGCCGTGTCACAAGGAAATTCGTCCTCCTGCAAAAAGTGGGTAGCTCTGAAGTCCCTCCAGGCGAATCCCCAAATTTATCATAACATTTCCCCATTAAGCATCTGCCAGGATCGAAACGGCCGAGGCGCCGCCGCGATCTCACTTAATAATTCCGAGTGGTACTGGAACTGGGTGGCGGGGCCGTGAGAGACAAGATTGTTGCCATTCTGCCGAAGTTGCAACGCTTTGCACGGGTCCTGACGGGGTCGCGGGATGCCGGGGACGAGTTGGTGCAGCGGGCCTGCGAACGCCTCCTGCGCAAGCCGGAGGCATACGACGGCATACTTTGCCTGGAAAGCTGGATGTACCGGGTGATCAACAATGCCTGGATCGACGAGAAGCGCAGCGCGCGCAACAAGCTGTCCGATCCGATCGAAGCCGGCATGGAGATCGTCGGCGAGAACGGCGAGAACACGATCGACGTTCGATCCACCCTGGCCCGGGTACGCCTGGAAATGGCGCGGCTGCCGGCGGACCAGCGGGCTGCCTTGATGCTCGTCTGCGTCGACGGGCTGAGCTACCAGGAAGCGGCGAGCGTCCTTGGAATACCGATCGGCACGCTGATGAGCCGGCTTGCCCGCGCCCGCCTCGCCCTCGCGGAAAGGATGCGGCAGGCCCATTCCGGCACCGCCTGCACTCCCGTGGGCAAAGTTGGCTGAGCCTCTAAAGAATTCGACACTCTTCCAGAGTGGATGAGCGAAGATCAAGATCGAGTAACGCCGGAATCGGCGACCATGGAGGGGTGATCGGCTGGCCGCCAGGACCCGGCTGCTTCAACGGAGAAGGCTCCCGGCGATGCCCCTGCGTACGGAATGTCCATGATAGAACTGACAGATGAAATCCTCGTCGCCTATGTCGACGAGGAATTGCCCCTAGAGACAAGGTTGGCCGTAGAGGCCGGCATTGCCCGTGATCCCGTCGCGCAGTCCAAGGTCAGGGACATGCGCGAGACCGCCGCCCTGCTGCGGTCCGCCTTTCCGGAAGAAGAGCCCAGGGACGGCAGGGACAATATCGTCCTGCTCAAGCCCAGGCCGAGGTCCGGCTTCGCCAAGAACCCCATCCTCCTGGCGGGCCTCGGGGCGGCCGCCATGGTCGCCCTGGTCGTCGGCACCGGTCTCTCCTCGCTTCCGTCGCACGGCGGGCGCGCCGACTTCATGGCCGACGTCGCGGCCTATCATTCGGTATACGCAGCGGAAACGGAACATCTGGCCGAAGTCCCGGCATCGCGGAAGGACCATATCGAGGAATGGCTGGGTGCCCGCATCGGACTCCAGTTCACGGTTCCCGACCTCTCGTCCGAGGGTTGGATCTTCGAAGGCGGCAGGTTGCTCGCGGAAGCCGATCAGCCGATCGCGCAGCTGCTCTATTCCGCCCCGCACCGGCAACCGATCGCGCTGTGCATCACCAAGTCCGACCGGACGGAGAGCGATCCGGCCCGGTACGATCCGGGGAAAGGACTGAAGGTTGCCGCATGGGATGATAGCGGGTACCTATACATCGTAGTGGGCGCCCTTGCTCCGACCGAACTCGATCGACTTACGCAGGAGGTCAGGGATCACTTCCAGCATGCCTGATAAGCGAATTCGAGTGTCCGGTCTCTTTGGTGGCATCACGGCGGAAACGGCCCGTCCGCCGGAATACGCCACCGACCAGATCGTCATCGCATCGAGGGCACTGCCTAGTCAAAGCTGGAGGAAGTCATGGGGAATCCCCGCCAAGAGGCTCAAAGCCTGAAAGCAATCCGTCCGATGGCCGGACGCCGGATACCCGACCGCCGGATACCCGACCGCCTGACGGGTAACCGGAAGCGTCCGTCAGCGGCTGACGGCTTTACCCTCCTGGAACTGCTGGTCGTGCTCGTCATCCTCGGGCTTCTGGCGTCGGTCACCGCCCCGGCCGTCGCGCGTTACCTCAGCGGAGCCAAGGTGGACGCTGCGAAGTTGCAGATCCAGAACCTGTCGACCACTCTCGACATGTACCGGCTGGATACGGGAAGCTATCCGTCCCAGCAGGACGGATTGAAGGCCCTGGTCGAGCGCCCGTCGGGCGCGCAGCGCTGGAACGGCCCCTATCTCCGGAAGGCCGACATGATCAAGGACCCCTGGGGTCAGGAGTACAGATACCGGACCCCGGGAGAGCGGGCCGAGGTCGAAGTGTTCACGCTGGGCGCGGACAAGGCGGTCGGCGGCACCGGGGAGAACCAGGATCTGGGCAGCTGGTGATCCGGTCACCGATTCCCGTTCCGATCAGATCATGAAACGTTCCGCCGGCTTCACCCTGCTCGAACTGCTCGTCGTCATGACGATAGCCGGGCTGGCGATGCTGGCGGCCCCGCGCCTGGGAGGGTCGTGGGCCGAGGGCGCGAAGGAGAGAGCCGCCGTCCGGGAGCTGGGGGCGGCGATGTCCCGCGCCCGCTACATGGCGACGGCGACGCGAAGCCCGGTCGAAGTGCAGTTCGACCTGACGGCCCGCGAATGGCGGATCCAGCCCGGCGGGAAGGGGGGGCGCCTGCCCGGCTCGGATGTCCGGGTCCTCGGAATCGACGGCGGCGCGCCGGGCGACGCCGCCACGCCCGCGATCCGATTCTATCCCGACGGGGGCTCTTCGGGCGGGACCGTCCTCCTGGATCTGCCCGCCGCCAGCCGCGGGCAGGCACGGATCGCGGCTGACTGGCTGAGCGGCAGGATCCAGGTCGATGATTGATGCCCCGCCTGCCCGCGGGCAGCCCCGACCCGCCGGCCGCCGTCCCGGCTTCAGCCTGATCGAGGTCCTCGTCGCGCTTGCGATCCTGGGCATCGCGCTGGGTGCCATGCTGCCGCGCCTTTCCTTCGGAAGCCTGGCGTCCGAGCGCGCCGAGCGCACCGAGGAAGCCGTGATGCTGGCGGAAAGGCTTCTGGCCGAGGTGGGGCGGACAATTCCGACGCCGTCCGGATCGCCCGTCGACGGCACCGGCCCCGACGGGTTCTCCTGGCGCATCGAGACCTGCTGCCTGCGCACGTTGAAAGACGCCACTGCGCAGAGCACCGCCGGCATCGCCGATATCCGGGTGGAAGTGTCGTGGCTGTCCATGCGGGGCATCAGGAACATCTCGATGGTGACCCGCCGGATCGTGCCTGGGGAAGCGAGATGACTCGCCGGCCCGGGTTCACGCTCCTGGAAATGCTGGTGGCGATGACGCTGATCTCCTTCGTCATGGTTGCCGGCCAGCAGGTGATCGCCCTTGCGGCTCGCGCCGCGGCGCCTCGGGGCGACGGCGGCCATATGTTCCTGACGCAACGCCAGATCGCCGATTGGCTGGAAACAGCCCTGCCCGTCCGGTCGGACCGGCGCGACCGCGCACCGCTGATCTTCTCCGGAGACCAGACCTCGCTCCGCTTCGTCACGGTCCTTCCGCAACGCTTCGGCGTCGGCGGACCGAACGTCGTCACCCTGGGCGGAACGCCCGGCGGCCTGCTCGCCAGATGGCAGCCGCTTCGCCTCAGCGGCGAGCAGCGGATCGATGAACGGCTGATCCTGGAAGGCGTAGAGCGGGTCTCGTTCCGCTACTGGGACACTGTCGGCGGTTGGCGGAACGCCTGGCCCGCCGGCCAGCGCCTGCCCGACCTGGTCGAGTTGACCGTGAGCGGCGGTCCCGCCGAGGAATGGCCGCCGATCGTCGTGGCCCCGCGCAATCGCTGACGGTTAACCGTCGATCGAGCGCCAGCCGGACCAGGCGACGGGCTGGCGCATGTCGCCGGTTATCCTGAAGGATGCCGCGCGCGTCAGCCTGATCCCGCTTGGCAGCACCGCCTCGGCCGTCACCGAGAAGATGCGCCGTCGGGAGGGCGCCACCCCGCTCAGCAGCCCGGCAGCCTCGACCGCGCTGCCCAGACGCTGCAACCCGGGCGGTCCCACGACCGGGTCGAACTGCGCCCGGCCACTTTGGACCGTAAGGAACGGCGCCGCCGCGGCAACCAGTTCCGGGGTCATGCCAAGGACCTGCTGCAGTTCTCCCACGGTGTCGAACACCCCGTCCTTGGCACCCGCCGCCAGTCCGGCCGCGGCATACTCCGGATCCTCGGCGCCGTTCGGCCGGCGCAGATTGTCGATGTCGCGGAAATCGGCGATGCGCTCGGACAGCGCCATCGGATCCTCCGCGGTAAGGGCCGGAATGTCCCGCATCAGGTTTTCGAAAAGCAGCGCAAGCAGTTCCGGCTGGGCGCCGTTGAGGTCGATCCTGCCGTCCTCGTCCTGGATCGTCACGTGGACCGGGATGTCGTCGATGAGAAGGTCCAACTCCTGCACGCCGGCGAGGCCGGTCGCCGGCTGCACCGAACCGAGGCGCTCGACCGTCTGGAACGCCGCCTCCTCCACGGCCCCGTCGGCCGCTGCCCGGACCCGGCCCATGTCCAGGGCCCATGTGCTGCGATCTATGTCGAAGCCGGTACGCGACGCCACGATCGCGGTGAACAACCCCACCACCATGACGATCCAGAATACCGCGATCAGGGCGAAACCGGGTCTGCGCATAACGTTGCCTCGACGATGCCGACGGGATCCTGACTTGCCGGCCGCCGCTCGGCCATGGCCAGGCGGAAACCGACGAGCGGACGCGCCGATGTGGGTTTGCGCCTGGCTTATCCCACTGGCGGATGGCGGAACTTTGACAGGGCGGTGCCGGACGCCGCCCGCATCATTCCCGATCCGCTTTTCTTCCGGCGGAATTCGCCTTGGCGACCGCCGACACAAACTTGCGAAGGGTGCGGCTGCCCGTTTCAAACCTGGTCGATACCATCTTCCCTGCGTCGAACCATTCCCGGGACGATCGTCCCGGGGCGATTCATCCGACGGCAGGCGTGATGATCCGTCGTGGAGACAGGACCCCGCTTCACTGGACCGGAAGCCCCTGCCCAGTGCCCTGGATCGGCTCCCTGTAGACGACCGGCAGCAGCGCCTGCATGCGAGACCGCAGTTCGTTGGTCATGTCGCGGGCATCCTGGGTAGATTGCACGATCCGGGGCCGCAGCAGGATAAGCAGCTCGGTGCGCCGAACGTCGGTCGACCTGGTACCGAACAGCGGCCCGACGACCGGCAGCCTCGACAAGTAGGGGACGCCGTCCATGCCGGCGGTGGCACCGTCGCGGATCAGGCCGCCCAGGCCGATCGTCTCGCCGCTCCTGACGGCCACCGTGCTGGCGATCCGGCGCTGGGCGATCGTCGGGGCATCGATCTCGGATGTGGTCGTCACCGTCGCCTCGGAGACGTTCTGCTCGATCTCCATCCGGACCATGCCGCCCTCGTTGACCCGCGGGACCACCTGGAGGGTGACGCCGGTATCGACGTACTGGACCGAGTTGACGATCGGCGCGTCGGGATTGACGACGCTGACCGCCTGCTGGACGGGGATCGGCACGCTGTCGCCGACCTGGAGAAGCGCCGTCTGGTTGGTCAGCGCCAGGACCTGGGGCGACGAGATCACCCGCACGTCCGTGACCGATTCCAGCGCGCGCAGGACGACCCGCGCGTCCGGCGTGTTGAAGGCGACGGCGAAGCCCGGCAGCGCCGGCTGGGGCGTCGCACTGGCGCTTTGGCTCAGCAGGGCCTGGAAATTGCCGCTGTTGAAGAACCACTGCAACCCGTACTGGAGCGTATCGTTGAGGGTCACCTCGGCGATGGTCGCCTCGATCAGCACCTGGAGCGGCTGGGTGTCGAGCTGGCGGAGCGCGTTCTCGATGCGCCGGTACTGCTGCCGGGTGCCCTGGACGATCAGTGCGTTCCGGCTGTCGTCGGCGATGATCCGCAGGCCCGGTGCCGCCACGGCCGTGAAGCCGCTGCCCTGCCCCTGCCCGCTCCCGTCGAACCCGCCGCCGAACCCGGAGCCGCCCTGGCCGCCGAAACCGCCGCCGCCCAGGGGATCGCCGCCGAGTCCCCCCTGTCCGCCCTGCCCCAGTCCGCCCTGGCCAAGACCTCCTTGACCCAGACCGCCCTGGCCCAAGCCGCCCTGCCCCAGCCCTCCCTGGCCGGACGATCCGCCCTGCCCACGGCGGGTCAGGCTGGACTGGGCGAGCTGGCGCGACTGGAGCCCGGGGGCCAATCCCCCGATCTGCTGGCCGGTCTGCTCGGCGCCGAAGATCTGGCCCAGCGCCGTGGCGAGGTCGGCCGCCCTGCCGTTCTGGACGGGATAGACGAACAGCTCCGGATCGGACCCGCCGCCCTCCTGGTCCAGGCGCTCGGCCCAGTTGAGCATGCGGTCGATCATGTCGGCGTTGCGCGTCACGATCACCAGGGCGCTCATGCGCTCGACCGGCACGAAGCGAACCTCCTCGTTCCCCTCCTCCGATCCGAAGATCGCCGTCAATTCCTCGGCCATCGCTGCGGGAGCCGCGTAGCGGAGCGGCTTCAGCGCGAAGGACATGCCCTGCAGCTGGTCAAGGTCGATCGCCTGCACGGTCGCTTCCATCAGGTCCAGCTGCGGCTGCGATCCGGCCAGCACCATGATGTTGCGCTTGGGATCGACCGAGACCACGGCACCCCGGGGCGTCAGCGGGGCCAGCAGCTCGGACGCCTTGGCGGCCTCGATGTGCCGCAACGGAAGGACCCGGACCCCCATTCCCGGTCCGCCGCCAAGGGCCGGGCCGTTGGTAAGGCCGGATTCCGCCGGAACCACCTGGTAACCGTTGGGGAAAGGAACCAGCGACACGCCATGCATCTGGAGCACGCGCTCGACCAGCGGCAGGACGTCGGCCCGCGGGATCGCCCCGCGCGTGTCGACGCTCACGGTTCCCTCGATCCGCGGATCGACCGCATAGGTCAGTCCGAGAATGTCGCCGAGCACGGCGCGCGCGAACTCCCTGATGTCGGTGTCCGGGAAGTTCAGCTCCACGCTCTCGCCGGACGGCGACGGCCGGGTGGAGGTCGCGGGCATCTGGATGCGCAGGCCGCCCCGCTCGACATAGGTCGGTCGCCTCGGCGGTTCTTCCCGGCCGCCGGCGGCAGGCCCGAGCCCCCCGGGTGGAACGAGCGACGTCGGCTGACCCGATGTTCCGCCGTCCGGGCGCATCAGCTCGGACATCCGTTCGTCCAGGTTGTTCCGCGCCGTACCTTGCGCGCATCCCGCCAGAAGGGCCAGGACGGCACAGGCAGAAATTCCCAGTCTGAAACCGGATGGAGCGGGTCTTTGCTGTGTCGTCATCGATCGTTCACCGACTAAAAGCAACCAGGGTTCAAGGGAAGACCTGTGTCGGAAACCGAAACTTCCGTCGGTCACCGAGGCTTGCACTCACCGATGGTACCGGTTCATTTGTTCTATCACTCATGATCCGGTCACAAGGAAAACTCATCGGAAGGGTAGTGGAGGTAGGTTCCGTCACTCTTGCTGGGAACCCCTAAGCGTCGGTCGAAAACCAAAGATGTCCATCGCAGGAGTGAATGGGAAAAAGGAGTAGCTCCAGACTGGTCTCCCGGGCTCAACGTCTTGCACGGCTTGGTTCACCAGTGGCGCGTACTTCATCGGCTCCTCCGCCTCAGCAATGTTTTCCCATTGCGTTCGGCCGGAAGTATCCTGGACAGTGCCGCCCCGAATCGGCACGGCGACTCCCCGGACGCTGGAAAATGCATGCCGGCGTCCGACGTGACCAGTACATCTTTAGGCACAATTTGTAAGATCCGGTCCGGAAGACCCGCCGGGAAGCGCAGACCCGGCAAGGCGGAACGGCATAAGGCGGGAATAAATTCGACCATTGACCGTCAGCACACGGGTATGATCGCGCCCATGAAGCGCATATGCGCGTCCACGACAAGGGGGCCGGACAGGCAGGTGGAAGGGTTGGAATTGCTCCTGATCGCATCGGCACCGCTGTTCGGCGGCATCGTCGGCATCCTGGTGGACCGCTACCCCGCTTCGCCGGATGAGGATGACGCGTGCCCGGCCGCCGCCGGCCGGCCGGCCGCCCTGCGCAGCCTCCATCCCGCCCTGGAGGCCGCCTGCACCTTGGCGGCCATCCTGGCCGCCGTGCTCTTGCCGATGCCGCTGTCGGCCTTCGCCGCCGTCCTGGGCTGGACCCTGCTCGGCTTGGCGCTGATCGACCTGCGCCACCTCGAAGTTCCGGACGCCGTTTCCCTTCCGTTGATCCCCGCCGGCCTCGCGGCGACCTGGTGGGTCGAGCCGCAGGCCGTCCCGGCCCATGCCGCCGCCGCCGCCCTGGGCGCCGGCGCCATCTGGCTGCTGGGAGCGGCCTACCGCCGGGTCCGCGGGCATGAGGGCATCGGCGGCGGCGACGTCCGGCTGTTCGCCGTGGCCGGTGCCTGGGTCGGGCTGGCGGCCCTGCCGAGCGTCCTGTTCCTGTCCGGCGTCTTCGGCCTGCTCGCCGCGGCATTCCTCGTCCGCGGCGGCTGGGTAGAACGGGACGGCCGCATTCCCTTCGTCCCTGCATTGTCCGCCGCATTGTGGGTGGTTTTCCTCGTTCCCGAACTGGTGCAGCCATGACGAGCCTCGCCGACAGCCCGACCGTCACCTCCTCCGCCACCGGCGCTCCGGGCCATGCTCCCCAGGACGCGTTCGCGGGCGACCTGCTGGCGTCCGGGCACCTGTCCCAGGCATCGCTGGATCGGGCTCGCCGGGCGGCGTCGGAAAGCGGAATCGGGCTGCCGACCGCGGTCATCAACCTGGGCATCGTGCCGGAGACCATCGTGGCCGAGACCCTCTGCCGGGCGCTCTCGCTCTCCCCGGTCGAAGCCCACGAGTGGCCGGACGAGGCGGTGGGCGAGGCCAGCCCGCGCTGGATGGAACAGGCCCGCGTCCTTCCGCTCCGGGTGGAAGAGGATCATGTCGTGGTGGCGTCGGCCGACCCGACGGACGCTGCGGCCCTCCAGGCGGCGGGACTGCTGTTCGACCTGCCGGTGAGGATCCGGGTCGCGACGCAATCCGATATCCGCAAGGCGGTCGCCAAGCTGCGGGACGGCGCCGCCTCCGACGGCCATGTGACGACCGTGGCCGGCGACGACGACCTCCAGCGCCTGAAGGACCTGGCGAGCGAAGCGCCGGTCGTCCGGTTCGTCAACCATATGATCGTCCAGGCGGTGGAGAGCCGGGCGTCCGACCTTCACCTGGAAAGCCAGGAAGGCGGGCCGGTGCAGTGGCTCCGCATCGACGGCGATCTCACGCCCATCGAGGCGCCGGCCCCCGCCCTTCACCGGGCCGTCGTCTCCCGCATCAAGATCCTGGCCGGCATCGACATCGCCGAGCGCCGCCTGCCCCAGGACGGCCGCATCAAGATGACCGTCGGCGGCCGCCAGGTCGACCTGCGCGTCGGCATCGTGCCGACGCTGCACGGCGAAAGCGTCGCCATCCGCGTGCTCGACCGCAGTTCAGTGGCGCTCGACTTCGGCAAGCTCGGCTTCACCGGCCCCGTGCTCGACAAGTGGCTGGAGGCGGCGAACCGCCCCTACGGGATCGTCCTGGTGACCGGCCCGACCGGCAGCGGCAAGACGACCACGCTCTACAGCTCGCTGCTCCGCGTCTTCGTCCCGTCCCGCAAGTACTTCACCATCGAGGACCCGATCGAGTACCAGCTTCCCGGTGTCAACCAGACCGAGGTCAAGCCCGGGATCAAGCTGACCTTCGCCTCGATCCTCCGCGCCCTGCTGCGGCAGAACCCCAACGTCATCCTGGTCGGCGAGATCCGCGACCGCGAGACCGCGCAGACGGCGATCGAAGCGTCGCTCACCGGCCACCTGATCATGTCGACACTTCACACCAACGACGCGCCCGGCGCCATCACCCGCATGCTTGAGATGGGGGTCGAGGATTACCTGCTGGCGTCGACCCTCAACGCCGTGCTGGCCCAGCGGCTCGTGCGCACCCTGTGCCCCGACT
This Skermanella mucosa DNA region includes the following protein-coding sequences:
- a CDS encoding RNA polymerase sigma factor → MRDKIVAILPKLQRFARVLTGSRDAGDELVQRACERLLRKPEAYDGILCLESWMYRVINNAWIDEKRSARNKLSDPIEAGMEIVGENGENTIDVRSTLARVRLEMARLPADQRAALMLVCVDGLSYQEAASVLGIPIGTLMSRLARARLALAERMRQAHSGTACTPVGKVG
- a CDS encoding anti-sigma factor family protein is translated as MIELTDEILVAYVDEELPLETRLAVEAGIARDPVAQSKVRDMRETAALLRSAFPEEEPRDGRDNIVLLKPRPRSGFAKNPILLAGLGAAAMVALVVGTGLSSLPSHGGRADFMADVAAYHSVYAAETEHLAEVPASRKDHIEEWLGARIGLQFTVPDLSSEGWIFEGGRLLAEADQPIAQLLYSAPHRQPIALCITKSDRTESDPARYDPGKGLKVAAWDDSGYLYIVVGALAPTELDRLTQEVRDHFQHA
- the gspG gene encoding type II secretion system major pseudopilin GspG, which translates into the protein MAGRRIPDRRIPDRLTGNRKRPSAADGFTLLELLVVLVILGLLASVTAPAVARYLSGAKVDAAKLQIQNLSTTLDMYRLDTGSYPSQQDGLKALVERPSGAQRWNGPYLRKADMIKDPWGQEYRYRTPGERAEVEVFTLGADKAVGGTGENQDLGSW
- a CDS encoding GspH/FimT family pseudopilin, whose product is MKRSAGFTLLELLVVMTIAGLAMLAAPRLGGSWAEGAKERAAVRELGAAMSRARYMATATRSPVEVQFDLTAREWRIQPGGKGGRLPGSDVRVLGIDGGAPGDAATPAIRFYPDGGSSGGTVLLDLPAASRGQARIAADWLSGRIQVDD
- a CDS encoding type II secretion system protein; translated protein: MIDAPPARGQPRPAGRRPGFSLIEVLVALAILGIALGAMLPRLSFGSLASERAERTEEAVMLAERLLAEVGRTIPTPSGSPVDGTGPDGFSWRIETCCLRTLKDATAQSTAGIADIRVEVSWLSMRGIRNISMVTRRIVPGEAR
- a CDS encoding prepilin-type N-terminal cleavage/methylation domain-containing protein, giving the protein MTRRPGFTLLEMLVAMTLISFVMVAGQQVIALAARAAAPRGDGGHMFLTQRQIADWLETALPVRSDRRDRAPLIFSGDQTSLRFVTVLPQRFGVGGPNVVTLGGTPGGLLARWQPLRLSGEQRIDERLILEGVERVSFRYWDTVGGWRNAWPAGQRLPDLVELTVSGGPAEEWPPIVVAPRNR
- a CDS encoding type II secretion system minor pseudopilin — translated: MRRPGFALIAVFWIVMVVGLFTAIVASRTGFDIDRSTWALDMGRVRAAADGAVEEAAFQTVERLGSVQPATGLAGVQELDLLIDDIPVHVTIQDEDGRIDLNGAQPELLALLFENLMRDIPALTAEDPMALSERIADFRDIDNLRRPNGAEDPEYAAAGLAAGAKDGVFDTVGELQQVLGMTPELVAAAAPFLTVQSGRAQFDPVVGPPGLQRLGSAVEAAGLLSGVAPSRRRIFSVTAEAVLPSGIRLTRAASFRITGDMRQPVAWSGWRSIDG
- the gspD gene encoding type II secretion system secretin GspD, with translation MSELMRPDGGTSGQPTSLVPPGGLGPAAGGREEPPRRPTYVERGGLRIQMPATSTRPSPSGESVELNFPDTDIREFARAVLGDILGLTYAVDPRIEGTVSVDTRGAIPRADVLPLVERVLQMHGVSLVPFPNGYQVVPAESGLTNGPALGGGPGMGVRVLPLRHIEAAKASELLAPLTPRGAVVSVDPKRNIMVLAGSQPQLDLMEATVQAIDLDQLQGMSFALKPLRYAAPAAMAEELTAIFGSEEGNEEVRFVPVERMSALVIVTRNADMIDRMLNWAERLDQEGGGSDPELFVYPVQNGRAADLATALGQIFGAEQTGQQIGGLAPGLQSRQLAQSSLTRRGQGGSSGQGGLGQGGLGQGGLGQGGLGQGGLGQGGQGGLGGDPLGGGGFGGQGGSGFGGGFDGSGQGQGSGFTAVAAPGLRIIADDSRNALIVQGTRQQYRRIENALRQLDTQPLQVLIEATIAEVTLNDTLQYGLQWFFNSGNFQALLSQSASATPQPALPGFAVAFNTPDARVVLRALESVTDVRVISSPQVLALTNQTALLQVGDSVPIPVQQAVSVVNPDAPIVNSVQYVDTGVTLQVVPRVNEGGMVRMEIEQNVSEATVTTTSEIDAPTIAQRRIASTVAVRSGETIGLGGLIRDGATAGMDGVPYLSRLPVVGPLFGTRSTDVRRTELLILLRPRIVQSTQDARDMTNELRSRMQALLPVVYREPIQGTGQGLPVQ
- a CDS encoding prepilin peptidase, whose translation is MLLIASAPLFGGIVGILVDRYPASPDEDDACPAAAGRPAALRSLHPALEAACTLAAILAAVLLPMPLSAFAAVLGWTLLGLALIDLRHLEVPDAVSLPLIPAGLAATWWVEPQAVPAHAAAAALGAGAIWLLGAAYRRVRGHEGIGGGDVRLFAVAGAWVGLAALPSVLFLSGVFGLLAAAFLVRGGWVERDGRIPFVPALSAALWVVFLVPELVQP
- a CDS encoding GspE/PulE family protein, with amino-acid sequence MTSLADSPTVTSSATGAPGHAPQDAFAGDLLASGHLSQASLDRARRAASESGIGLPTAVINLGIVPETIVAETLCRALSLSPVEAHEWPDEAVGEASPRWMEQARVLPLRVEEDHVVVASADPTDAAALQAAGLLFDLPVRIRVATQSDIRKAVAKLRDGAASDGHVTTVAGDDDLQRLKDLASEAPVVRFVNHMIVQAVESRASDLHLESQEGGPVQWLRIDGDLTPIEAPAPALHRAVVSRIKILAGIDIAERRLPQDGRIKMTVGGRQVDLRVGIVPTLHGESVAIRVLDRSSVALDFGKLGFTGPVLDKWLEAANRPYGIVLVTGPTGSGKTTTLYSSLLRVFVPSRKYFTIEDPIEYQLPGVNQTEVKPGIKLTFASILRALLRQNPNVILVGEIRDRETAQTAIEASLTGHLIMSTLHTNDAPGAITRMLEMGVEDYLLASTLNAVLAQRLVRTLCPDCREPHPYADAIVRRFDLGRFAPDGRARPMHAPGCPSCRGTGWRGRTMITELMVMTDRMRAAAMARGEASRLAEIAREEGMETLFESGLRKVADGSTTVEEVLRATLQGAS